Proteins from one Ipomoea triloba cultivar NCNSP0323 chromosome 1, ASM357664v1 genomic window:
- the LOC115999537 gene encoding protein FAR1-RELATED SEQUENCE 5-like produces MGEMLGRSNLIDDIDLNALIVEDYSSSTPVECNLPNGVESDSLVVCNASSSCFDGDHDDIRDGCNPSAGGGGTSTDANEDDSSIPANQELVGHSVYSLEEAFDMYNDLASRMGFSVRKGKQYYFPGTRNVKSKKFHCYKAGLKAKQASANKCYTKIDTRTGCDAMCQFDLDSSGKWVVTKHVKEHNHELCPASASYMLRSHRNVSVDQLTYLKDMKRSGVPLSDGIRFLKHQSGGSPFVGFTARDAYNTMLLDSAKHLDGTDSNTLIEIFRKRQLNESGFFFDFEVDDDARLCSFFWRDVQMKSDYLLFGDLVSMDGRQPQTIMTDQCSAMAAAIMQLE; encoded by the exons ATGGGAGAGATGTTAGGTAGAAGTAATCTTATTGATGATATTGATTTGAATGCGTTGATTGTTGAAGATTACAGTTCATCAACTCCTG TTGAATGTAATCTCCCTAATGGTGTTGAATCGGATTCACTAGTTGTATGTAATGCTAGTTCTTCCTGTTTTGATGGTGATCACGATGACATTCGAG ATGGCTGTAATCCATCTGCTGGAGGTGGTGGTACTTCTACAGATGCCAATGAGGATGATTCATCTATTCCAG CTAATCAAGAATTGGTGGGACATTCTGTTTATTCTCTTGAAGAAGCATTTGATATGTATAATGATCTTGCATCTCGGATGGGATTTAGTGTTAGGAAGGGTAAACAGTACTACTTCCCTGGAACTCGGAATGTGAAGTCGAAAAAGTTCCATTGTTATAAGGCTGGGTTGAAAGCAAAACAAGCGAGTGCTAATAAGTGTTATACAAAGATAGATACTCGGACTGGATGTGATGCAATGTGTCAATTTGACTTAGATTCAAGTGGGAAGTGGGTAGTTACAAAACATGTAAAGGAGCACAACCATGAGTTGTGTCCGGCATCTGCAAGCTATATGCTTAGGTCGCATAGGAACGTTTCTGTTGATCAGTTGACATACCTTAAAGATATGAAGAGGAGTGGAGTCCCATTATCTGATGGTATTCGGTTTTTAAAACATCAGTCTGGAGGTTCACCATTTGTTGGATTTACTGCCAGGGATGCTTATAACACAATGTTGTTAGATTCGGCGAAGCATTTAGATGGGACTGACTCTAACACTTTGATTGAGATTTTTCGGAAGAGACAATTGAATGAGTCTGGTTTCTTTTTTGATTtcgaagttgatgatgatgctaGGTTGTGTAGTTTTTTTTGGAGGGATGTGCAAATGAAGTCGGATTATTTGTTGTTTGGTGATTTGGTG TCAATGGATGGTAGGCAGCCACAAACAATAATGACTGATCAGTGTTCTGCCATGGCTGCTGCAATCATGCAA TTGGaatga